In Sander lucioperca isolate FBNREF2018 chromosome 21, SLUC_FBN_1.2, whole genome shotgun sequence, the following proteins share a genomic window:
- the srl gene encoding sarcalumenin isoform X1, which produces MKGAVLICCFLSLLHLQATAAEEEEEKDFISVLRDRSHIDETLRLATEEKAGDYAAAIERLRKIYHTSIKPMEQAYKYNELRQHEISAYPGRTLGNSATDGEITSKPMVLFLGPWSVGKSSMINYLLGMHDSPYQLYTGAEPTTSEFTVIMHGEKIRSVEGIVMAADSSRSFSPLEKFGQNFLEKLVGIEMPHKLLERVTFVDTPGIIENRKQQERGYPFNDVCQWFIDRADLIFVVFDPTKLDVGLELEMLFRQLKGRESQIRIILNKADNLATQDLMRVYGALFWSLAPLINVTEPPRVYVSSFWPYDYAPDTSRELFKREEISLLEDLNQVIENRMENKIAFIRQHGIRVRIHGLLVDRYVQTFKEKMSFFSDPELVFKEIVDDPDKFYIFKSILAKTNVSKFDLPNRDAYRDFFGVNPVTNFKPLTAQCSYMGGCLLDKIERAITNELPALLSSINSGKQPGLSSCEATGCGEKPKNRYRKN; this is translated from the exons cagaagaagaagaagaaaaagatttCATCTCCGTCCTCAGGGACAGATCTCACATCGACGAAACGCTGCGGCTTGCAACTGAGGAAAAAGCCGGAGACTATGCAG CGGCTATAGAGAGGTTGCGGAAGATCTACCACACATCCATCAAGCCGATGGAGCAGGCCTACAAGTACAATGAGCTGAGGCAGCACGAGATCTCAG CCTACCCCGGACGAACCCTGGGGAACTCAGCCACAG ATGGAGAGATTACCTCCAAGCCCATGGTGCTGTTCCTGGGACCCTGGAGTGTAGGAAAGTCCTCAATGATCAATTACCTCCTAGGCATGCACGACAGCCCCTATCAGCTCTACACAG GAGCTGAGCCTACTACCTCTGAGTTCACTGTAATTATGCACGGAGAGAAGATCCGCTCTGTTGAGGGTATTGTTATGGCAGCAGACAGCTCTCGGTCCTTCTCTCCTTTGGAGAAGTTTGGACAAAACTTCCTTGAAAAGCTGGTCGGTATTGAGATGCCCCACAAGCTGCTGGAACGTGTGACTTTTGTGGACACACCAGGAATCATTGAGAACCGGAAGCAACAGGAGAGAG GCTATCCCTTCAATGATGTTTGCCAGTGGTTCATTGATCGTGCTGACCTGATCTTCGTGGTGTTTGACCCCACCAAGCTGGACGTTGGCCTTGAGCTGGAGATGCTCTTCCGGCAGTTGAAGGGTCGCGAATCCCAGATCCGCATCATCCTAAACAAGGCTGACAACCTGGCCACCCAGGACTTAATGAGAGTCTATGGAGCACTCTTTTGGAGCTTAGCACCCCTCATCAATGTCACTGAACCCCCCCGTGTCTACGTCAGTTCTTTCTGGCCATATGACTATGCACCTGATACCAGCCGGGAGCTCTTCAAGCGAGAGGAGATCTCCCTCCTGGAAGATCTGAACCAGGTGATTGAAAACCGCATGGAGAACAAAATTGCCTTCATCCGCCAACATGGCATCCGTGTGCGCATCCATGGCCTGCTGGTAGACCGCTATGTCCAGACCTTTAAAGAGAAGATGAGCTTCTTCAGTGACCCTGAACTAGTCTTCAAGGAGATTGTGGACGACCCAGACAAGTTCTATATTTTCAAATCCATCCTAGCCAAGACCAACGTCAGCAAGTTTGACCTGCCCAATCGCGATGCTTACCGTGACTTCTTTGGAGTCAACCCGGTCACCAACTTCAAGCCCCTGACGGCTCAGTGCTCCTACATGGGAGGTTGTCTGTTGGATAAGATTGAGAGGGCAATCACCAATGAGCTGCCCGCCCTTCTGAGCAGCATTAACTCTGGCAAGCAGCCTGGCCTGTCCTCCTGTGAGGCTACTGGCTGTGGTGAGAAGCCAAAGAATCGCTACCGGAAGAACTGA
- the srl gene encoding sarcalumenin isoform X3, which yields MKGAVLICCFLSLLHLQATAAEEEEEKDFISVLRDRSHIDETLRLATEEKAGDYAAAIERLRKIYHTSIKPMEQAYKYNELRQHEISDGEITSKPMVLFLGPWSVGKSSMINYLLGMHDSPYQLYTGAEPTTSEFTVIMHGEKIRSVEGIVMAADSSRSFSPLEKFGQNFLEKLVGIEMPHKLLERVTFVDTPGIIENRKQQERGYPFNDVCQWFIDRADLIFVVFDPTKLDVGLELEMLFRQLKGRESQIRIILNKADNLATQDLMRVYGALFWSLAPLINVTEPPRVYVSSFWPYDYAPDTSRELFKREEISLLEDLNQVIENRMENKIAFIRQHGIRVRIHGLLVDRYVQTFKEKMSFFSDPELVFKEIVDDPDKFYIFKSILAKTNVSKFDLPNRDAYRDFFGVNPVTNFKPLTAQCSYMGGCLLDKIERAITNELPALLSSINSGKQPGLSSCEATGCGEKPKNRYRKN from the exons cagaagaagaagaagaaaaagatttCATCTCCGTCCTCAGGGACAGATCTCACATCGACGAAACGCTGCGGCTTGCAACTGAGGAAAAAGCCGGAGACTATGCAG CGGCTATAGAGAGGTTGCGGAAGATCTACCACACATCCATCAAGCCGATGGAGCAGGCCTACAAGTACAATGAGCTGAGGCAGCACGAGATCTCAG ATGGAGAGATTACCTCCAAGCCCATGGTGCTGTTCCTGGGACCCTGGAGTGTAGGAAAGTCCTCAATGATCAATTACCTCCTAGGCATGCACGACAGCCCCTATCAGCTCTACACAG GAGCTGAGCCTACTACCTCTGAGTTCACTGTAATTATGCACGGAGAGAAGATCCGCTCTGTTGAGGGTATTGTTATGGCAGCAGACAGCTCTCGGTCCTTCTCTCCTTTGGAGAAGTTTGGACAAAACTTCCTTGAAAAGCTGGTCGGTATTGAGATGCCCCACAAGCTGCTGGAACGTGTGACTTTTGTGGACACACCAGGAATCATTGAGAACCGGAAGCAACAGGAGAGAG GCTATCCCTTCAATGATGTTTGCCAGTGGTTCATTGATCGTGCTGACCTGATCTTCGTGGTGTTTGACCCCACCAAGCTGGACGTTGGCCTTGAGCTGGAGATGCTCTTCCGGCAGTTGAAGGGTCGCGAATCCCAGATCCGCATCATCCTAAACAAGGCTGACAACCTGGCCACCCAGGACTTAATGAGAGTCTATGGAGCACTCTTTTGGAGCTTAGCACCCCTCATCAATGTCACTGAACCCCCCCGTGTCTACGTCAGTTCTTTCTGGCCATATGACTATGCACCTGATACCAGCCGGGAGCTCTTCAAGCGAGAGGAGATCTCCCTCCTGGAAGATCTGAACCAGGTGATTGAAAACCGCATGGAGAACAAAATTGCCTTCATCCGCCAACATGGCATCCGTGTGCGCATCCATGGCCTGCTGGTAGACCGCTATGTCCAGACCTTTAAAGAGAAGATGAGCTTCTTCAGTGACCCTGAACTAGTCTTCAAGGAGATTGTGGACGACCCAGACAAGTTCTATATTTTCAAATCCATCCTAGCCAAGACCAACGTCAGCAAGTTTGACCTGCCCAATCGCGATGCTTACCGTGACTTCTTTGGAGTCAACCCGGTCACCAACTTCAAGCCCCTGACGGCTCAGTGCTCCTACATGGGAGGTTGTCTGTTGGATAAGATTGAGAGGGCAATCACCAATGAGCTGCCCGCCCTTCTGAGCAGCATTAACTCTGGCAAGCAGCCTGGCCTGTCCTCCTGTGAGGCTACTGGCTGTGGTGAGAAGCCAAAGAATCGCTACCGGAAGAACTGA
- the srl gene encoding sarcalumenin isoform X2 has product MKGAVLICCFLSLLHLQATAEEEEEKDFISVLRDRSHIDETLRLATEEKAGDYAAAIERLRKIYHTSIKPMEQAYKYNELRQHEISAYPGRTLGNSATDGEITSKPMVLFLGPWSVGKSSMINYLLGMHDSPYQLYTGAEPTTSEFTVIMHGEKIRSVEGIVMAADSSRSFSPLEKFGQNFLEKLVGIEMPHKLLERVTFVDTPGIIENRKQQERGYPFNDVCQWFIDRADLIFVVFDPTKLDVGLELEMLFRQLKGRESQIRIILNKADNLATQDLMRVYGALFWSLAPLINVTEPPRVYVSSFWPYDYAPDTSRELFKREEISLLEDLNQVIENRMENKIAFIRQHGIRVRIHGLLVDRYVQTFKEKMSFFSDPELVFKEIVDDPDKFYIFKSILAKTNVSKFDLPNRDAYRDFFGVNPVTNFKPLTAQCSYMGGCLLDKIERAITNELPALLSSINSGKQPGLSSCEATGCGEKPKNRYRKN; this is encoded by the exons aagaagaagaagaaaaagatttCATCTCCGTCCTCAGGGACAGATCTCACATCGACGAAACGCTGCGGCTTGCAACTGAGGAAAAAGCCGGAGACTATGCAG CGGCTATAGAGAGGTTGCGGAAGATCTACCACACATCCATCAAGCCGATGGAGCAGGCCTACAAGTACAATGAGCTGAGGCAGCACGAGATCTCAG CCTACCCCGGACGAACCCTGGGGAACTCAGCCACAG ATGGAGAGATTACCTCCAAGCCCATGGTGCTGTTCCTGGGACCCTGGAGTGTAGGAAAGTCCTCAATGATCAATTACCTCCTAGGCATGCACGACAGCCCCTATCAGCTCTACACAG GAGCTGAGCCTACTACCTCTGAGTTCACTGTAATTATGCACGGAGAGAAGATCCGCTCTGTTGAGGGTATTGTTATGGCAGCAGACAGCTCTCGGTCCTTCTCTCCTTTGGAGAAGTTTGGACAAAACTTCCTTGAAAAGCTGGTCGGTATTGAGATGCCCCACAAGCTGCTGGAACGTGTGACTTTTGTGGACACACCAGGAATCATTGAGAACCGGAAGCAACAGGAGAGAG GCTATCCCTTCAATGATGTTTGCCAGTGGTTCATTGATCGTGCTGACCTGATCTTCGTGGTGTTTGACCCCACCAAGCTGGACGTTGGCCTTGAGCTGGAGATGCTCTTCCGGCAGTTGAAGGGTCGCGAATCCCAGATCCGCATCATCCTAAACAAGGCTGACAACCTGGCCACCCAGGACTTAATGAGAGTCTATGGAGCACTCTTTTGGAGCTTAGCACCCCTCATCAATGTCACTGAACCCCCCCGTGTCTACGTCAGTTCTTTCTGGCCATATGACTATGCACCTGATACCAGCCGGGAGCTCTTCAAGCGAGAGGAGATCTCCCTCCTGGAAGATCTGAACCAGGTGATTGAAAACCGCATGGAGAACAAAATTGCCTTCATCCGCCAACATGGCATCCGTGTGCGCATCCATGGCCTGCTGGTAGACCGCTATGTCCAGACCTTTAAAGAGAAGATGAGCTTCTTCAGTGACCCTGAACTAGTCTTCAAGGAGATTGTGGACGACCCAGACAAGTTCTATATTTTCAAATCCATCCTAGCCAAGACCAACGTCAGCAAGTTTGACCTGCCCAATCGCGATGCTTACCGTGACTTCTTTGGAGTCAACCCGGTCACCAACTTCAAGCCCCTGACGGCTCAGTGCTCCTACATGGGAGGTTGTCTGTTGGATAAGATTGAGAGGGCAATCACCAATGAGCTGCCCGCCCTTCTGAGCAGCATTAACTCTGGCAAGCAGCCTGGCCTGTCCTCCTGTGAGGCTACTGGCTGTGGTGAGAAGCCAAAGAATCGCTACCGGAAGAACTGA
- the srl gene encoding sarcalumenin isoform X4: MKGAVLICCFLSLLHLQATAEEEEEKDFISVLRDRSHIDETLRLATEEKAGDYAAAIERLRKIYHTSIKPMEQAYKYNELRQHEISDGEITSKPMVLFLGPWSVGKSSMINYLLGMHDSPYQLYTGAEPTTSEFTVIMHGEKIRSVEGIVMAADSSRSFSPLEKFGQNFLEKLVGIEMPHKLLERVTFVDTPGIIENRKQQERGYPFNDVCQWFIDRADLIFVVFDPTKLDVGLELEMLFRQLKGRESQIRIILNKADNLATQDLMRVYGALFWSLAPLINVTEPPRVYVSSFWPYDYAPDTSRELFKREEISLLEDLNQVIENRMENKIAFIRQHGIRVRIHGLLVDRYVQTFKEKMSFFSDPELVFKEIVDDPDKFYIFKSILAKTNVSKFDLPNRDAYRDFFGVNPVTNFKPLTAQCSYMGGCLLDKIERAITNELPALLSSINSGKQPGLSSCEATGCGEKPKNRYRKN; this comes from the exons aagaagaagaagaaaaagatttCATCTCCGTCCTCAGGGACAGATCTCACATCGACGAAACGCTGCGGCTTGCAACTGAGGAAAAAGCCGGAGACTATGCAG CGGCTATAGAGAGGTTGCGGAAGATCTACCACACATCCATCAAGCCGATGGAGCAGGCCTACAAGTACAATGAGCTGAGGCAGCACGAGATCTCAG ATGGAGAGATTACCTCCAAGCCCATGGTGCTGTTCCTGGGACCCTGGAGTGTAGGAAAGTCCTCAATGATCAATTACCTCCTAGGCATGCACGACAGCCCCTATCAGCTCTACACAG GAGCTGAGCCTACTACCTCTGAGTTCACTGTAATTATGCACGGAGAGAAGATCCGCTCTGTTGAGGGTATTGTTATGGCAGCAGACAGCTCTCGGTCCTTCTCTCCTTTGGAGAAGTTTGGACAAAACTTCCTTGAAAAGCTGGTCGGTATTGAGATGCCCCACAAGCTGCTGGAACGTGTGACTTTTGTGGACACACCAGGAATCATTGAGAACCGGAAGCAACAGGAGAGAG GCTATCCCTTCAATGATGTTTGCCAGTGGTTCATTGATCGTGCTGACCTGATCTTCGTGGTGTTTGACCCCACCAAGCTGGACGTTGGCCTTGAGCTGGAGATGCTCTTCCGGCAGTTGAAGGGTCGCGAATCCCAGATCCGCATCATCCTAAACAAGGCTGACAACCTGGCCACCCAGGACTTAATGAGAGTCTATGGAGCACTCTTTTGGAGCTTAGCACCCCTCATCAATGTCACTGAACCCCCCCGTGTCTACGTCAGTTCTTTCTGGCCATATGACTATGCACCTGATACCAGCCGGGAGCTCTTCAAGCGAGAGGAGATCTCCCTCCTGGAAGATCTGAACCAGGTGATTGAAAACCGCATGGAGAACAAAATTGCCTTCATCCGCCAACATGGCATCCGTGTGCGCATCCATGGCCTGCTGGTAGACCGCTATGTCCAGACCTTTAAAGAGAAGATGAGCTTCTTCAGTGACCCTGAACTAGTCTTCAAGGAGATTGTGGACGACCCAGACAAGTTCTATATTTTCAAATCCATCCTAGCCAAGACCAACGTCAGCAAGTTTGACCTGCCCAATCGCGATGCTTACCGTGACTTCTTTGGAGTCAACCCGGTCACCAACTTCAAGCCCCTGACGGCTCAGTGCTCCTACATGGGAGGTTGTCTGTTGGATAAGATTGAGAGGGCAATCACCAATGAGCTGCCCGCCCTTCTGAGCAGCATTAACTCTGGCAAGCAGCCTGGCCTGTCCTCCTGTGAGGCTACTGGCTGTGGTGAGAAGCCAAAGAATCGCTACCGGAAGAACTGA